In a genomic window of Streptomyces koelreuteriae:
- a CDS encoding pyridoxamine 5'-phosphate oxidase family protein encodes MTVTQQRRGRKIMMTPGELDDFLTTQRTCRVATISADGAPHVSTLWFAWDGASMWLYSVVRSKRWTDLRRDPRVAIVVDTGEEYDELRGAELSGAVEFVGEIPRTGELRAELDVPETLFARKNFGLEEMPHDGRHAWVRLTPQKIVSWDFRKLGPA; translated from the coding sequence ATGACCGTCACGCAGCAGCGCCGGGGCCGGAAGATCATGATGACGCCGGGCGAGCTGGACGATTTCCTCACCACGCAGCGCACCTGCCGGGTCGCCACGATCTCGGCGGACGGCGCTCCGCATGTGAGCACGCTGTGGTTCGCCTGGGACGGCGCCTCGATGTGGCTGTACTCGGTCGTACGCAGCAAGCGGTGGACCGACCTCAGGCGCGACCCCCGGGTGGCGATCGTGGTCGACACCGGCGAGGAGTACGACGAGCTGCGCGGTGCCGAGCTGTCGGGGGCCGTCGAGTTCGTGGGCGAGATACCGCGCACCGGCGAGCTGCGCGCCGAACTCGACGTCCCGGAGACGCTGTTCGCCCGGAAGAACTTCGGCCTGGAGGAAATGCCGCACGACGGCCGGCACGCCTGGGTACGCCTGACACCGCAGAAGATCGTCTCCTGGGACTTCCGCAAGCTCGGGCCCGCCTGA
- a CDS encoding HEAT repeat domain-containing protein: MTMPKEDTHPMPALRGLEDNGSSVRLRAALAAGTTPDPRFVDKLVERCAIEPEFSVREMLTWALTRHSSSLTVPRLIDELRAERPQARSQALHTLSKIGDRRAWPAITRALLTDPDDEVARSAWRAAVVLVPEGEAAGLAGVLAAQLGRGEHETQLSLSRALIALGEVIMPTLHAGMTDADPRVRQHAIATERLWRDPDAGFGFAIEEAKRVVALDAIGQEG; encoded by the coding sequence ATGACCATGCCGAAAGAGGACACACACCCGATGCCGGCTCTCCGGGGGCTGGAGGACAACGGCTCGTCGGTCCGGCTGCGGGCGGCGCTGGCGGCCGGCACGACCCCGGATCCCCGGTTCGTCGACAAGCTCGTCGAACGGTGCGCGATCGAGCCCGAGTTCTCCGTGCGCGAGATGCTCACGTGGGCGCTCACCCGCCACTCGTCGTCCCTGACGGTCCCCAGGCTCATCGATGAACTCCGCGCGGAGCGTCCGCAGGCACGAAGCCAGGCGTTGCACACGCTGTCCAAGATCGGTGACCGGCGGGCGTGGCCTGCGATCACCCGGGCGCTGCTGACCGACCCCGACGACGAGGTGGCGCGGAGTGCCTGGCGGGCGGCGGTCGTGCTCGTACCCGAAGGTGAAGCGGCCGGGCTGGCCGGGGTGCTGGCGGCACAGCTCGGACGCGGCGAGCACGAGACGCAGTTGAGCCTCAGCCGGGCGTTGATCGCGCTCGGTGAGGTGATCATGCCGACCCTGCACGCGGGGATGACGGATGCCGACCCTCGCGTGCGTCAGCATGCGATCGCCACAGAACGGCTGTGGCGCGACCCGGACGCCGGATTCGGGTTCGCGATCGAGGAGGCGAAGCGGGTCGTGGCCCTCGACGCGATCGGCCAGGAGGGATGA
- a CDS encoding DMT family transporter, whose product MSNTASGLPIGRGLLYLIVAGVAWGTAGAAASLVYRTSDMGPVALSFWRCAAGLVLLLAVRLVRPRAGTAVREPLGRRALRTGVTGLGLAVFQTAYFAAVSATGLAVATVATVATVATVVTLGAGPVLIALGARLTLAERLGRGGITAVAGALMGLAVLVLGGGGTAVRLWGVLLALLSATGYSATTLLTRRWGRGGEADASRTAVGAFAVTSLCLLPFAWAEGLLPHTEEPGRLLALLAYVAAVPTALAYGLYFAGAAVVRSATVSVIMLLEPVSAAGLAVVLLGERLTVATVAGTLLLLGSVAGLAVGEARSARSEPGVLV is encoded by the coding sequence GTGTCGAACACTGCCTCCGGCCTGCCCATCGGGCGAGGCCTCCTCTATCTGATCGTCGCCGGTGTCGCCTGGGGCACCGCGGGCGCGGCCGCCTCCCTGGTCTACCGGACCAGTGACATGGGGCCCGTCGCCCTCTCCTTCTGGCGCTGCGCGGCCGGTCTCGTGCTGCTGCTCGCCGTCCGCCTCGTGCGGCCGCGCGCCGGGACGGCCGTACGCGAGCCGCTCGGCCGCCGGGCGCTGCGGACCGGGGTCACCGGGCTCGGGCTCGCGGTCTTCCAGACGGCCTACTTCGCGGCCGTCTCCGCCACCGGCCTCGCCGTCGCCACCGTCGCCACCGTCGCCACCGTCGCCACCGTCGTCACCCTGGGCGCCGGTCCCGTACTCATCGCGCTCGGTGCCCGGCTGACCCTGGCCGAACGTCTGGGCCGGGGCGGCATCACCGCCGTCGCGGGTGCCCTCATGGGGCTCGCGGTCCTCGTCCTCGGTGGCGGGGGTACGGCCGTACGCCTGTGGGGCGTGTTGCTCGCGTTGCTGTCCGCGACCGGGTACAGCGCGACGACGCTGCTGACTCGCCGGTGGGGCCGCGGCGGTGAGGCCGACGCGTCCCGGACGGCTGTCGGGGCCTTCGCCGTCACGAGCCTGTGCCTGCTGCCGTTCGCCTGGGCGGAAGGGCTGCTGCCGCACACCGAGGAGCCAGGGCGGCTCCTGGCGCTGCTGGCGTACGTCGCCGCCGTGCCGACGGCCCTTGCCTACGGCCTCTACTTTGCCGGAGCCGCCGTGGTGCGGTCGGCCACCGTCTCGGTGATCATGTTGCTCGAGCCGGTGAGTGCGGCGGGGCTTGCGGTTGTGCTGCTCGGAGAGCGGCTTACGGTGGCGACAGTGGCTGGAACCCTGCTGTTGTTGGGCTCCGTGGCGGGGCTTGCGGTGGGGGAGGCGCGGAGCGCGCGGTCGGAGCCAGGGGTCCTTGTGTGA
- a CDS encoding PadR family transcriptional regulator, whose amino-acid sequence MRTHGYEHGHGHGGPRRGRGGFEGLRAAFGPFGPGGPGGPGWGGPGGPGFGPGPWGGRGRGGPRGRARRGDVRASILALLKDRPMHGYEMIQEIAERSGGAWKPSPGSVYPTLQLLEDEGLIISESEGGKKLFSLTEAGRTAAEEGPEAPWEEASRGVDWEALGEIRQAGFGLMEAFGQVWKTGSKEQKEKALGVINEARKKLYLILADED is encoded by the coding sequence ATGCGTACCCACGGTTACGAGCACGGACATGGCCACGGCGGACCGCGGCGCGGTCGGGGCGGCTTCGAGGGACTGCGTGCGGCTTTCGGTCCGTTCGGGCCCGGCGGTCCTGGTGGTCCCGGCTGGGGAGGGCCCGGTGGTCCGGGCTTCGGCCCCGGCCCCTGGGGCGGACGAGGACGCGGCGGGCCGAGGGGAAGGGCGCGGCGCGGTGATGTGCGGGCCTCGATCCTCGCCCTGCTGAAGGACCGGCCCATGCACGGCTACGAGATGATCCAGGAGATCGCCGAGCGCAGCGGCGGGGCGTGGAAGCCCAGCCCGGGTTCCGTGTACCCCACCCTTCAACTGCTGGAGGACGAGGGTCTGATCATCAGTGAGTCCGAGGGCGGCAAGAAGCTGTTCTCGCTCACCGAGGCGGGTCGTACGGCGGCCGAAGAGGGGCCCGAGGCGCCCTGGGAGGAAGCGTCCCGCGGGGTCGACTGGGAGGCCCTCGGCGAGATCCGCCAGGCCGGCTTCGGGCTGATGGAGGCCTTCGGTCAGGTCTGGAAGACCGGCAGCAAGGAGCAGAAGGAGAAGGCGCTCGGCGTCATCAACGAAGCCCGCAAGAAGCTGTACCTGATCCTCGCCGACGAGGACTGA
- a CDS encoding EamA family transporter has protein sequence MPVRTSESSPSKRGRGVGLGLALLSAVAFGGSGVAAKPLIEAGLDPLHVVWLRVTGAALVMLPLAVRHRALLRRRPGLLAGFGLLAVAGVQACYFAALSRIPVGVALLIEYLAPALVLGWVRFVQRRPVTRAAAVGVVLAVGGLACVVEVWSGLGFDALGLLLALGAACCQVGYFVLSDQGSDAGDEAPDPLGVIAYGLLVGAAVLTVVARPWTMDWSVLTGTARMDGTPVAAVVLLAWIVLVATVVAYVTGVVSVRRLSPQVAGVVACLEAVIATVLAWVLLGEHLSAPQIAGGAIVLLGAFIAQSSTPAKGSEQPVASGGPERELSTPGTAA, from the coding sequence GTGCCGGTGCGTACCTCTGAGAGCAGTCCGAGCAAGCGCGGCAGGGGCGTGGGGCTCGGCCTCGCGTTGTTGTCCGCGGTCGCCTTCGGCGGATCCGGAGTCGCGGCCAAGCCGCTGATCGAGGCGGGCCTCGACCCGCTGCACGTGGTGTGGCTGCGCGTGACCGGGGCCGCCCTGGTGATGCTGCCGCTCGCCGTACGCCACCGCGCGCTGCTGCGCCGCCGCCCCGGACTCCTCGCCGGATTCGGGCTGCTGGCCGTCGCCGGTGTCCAGGCCTGCTACTTCGCCGCGCTCTCCCGCATCCCCGTCGGGGTGGCGCTGCTCATCGAGTACCTGGCGCCCGCGCTGGTGCTCGGCTGGGTGCGGTTCGTGCAGCGGCGGCCGGTGACACGTGCCGCCGCCGTCGGAGTCGTCCTCGCGGTCGGAGGGCTCGCGTGTGTCGTCGAGGTGTGGTCGGGCCTCGGCTTCGACGCCCTGGGGCTGCTGCTCGCGCTCGGCGCGGCCTGCTGCCAGGTCGGCTACTTCGTCCTCTCCGACCAGGGCAGCGACGCCGGAGACGAGGCGCCCGACCCGCTCGGTGTCATCGCCTACGGCCTGCTCGTCGGCGCGGCCGTGCTGACCGTCGTCGCCCGGCCCTGGACCATGGACTGGTCCGTGCTCACGGGCACCGCGCGCATGGACGGCACACCCGTCGCCGCCGTCGTCCTGCTGGCCTGGATCGTCCTGGTCGCCACGGTCGTCGCGTATGTCACCGGCGTGGTCTCCGTACGCCGGCTCTCCCCACAGGTCGCCGGTGTCGTGGCCTGTCTCGAAGCGGTCATCGCGACCGTCCTGGCCTGGGTCCTGCTCGGTGAGCACCTGTCGGCACCGCAGATCGCCGGTGGCGCCATCGTGCTGCTGGGCGCGTTCATCGCACAGTCCTCGACGCCCGCGAAGGGCTCCGAACAGCCGGTGGCGAGCGGTGGCCCGGAAAGGGAGTTGTCCACACCCGGAACGGCTGCTTAG
- a CDS encoding LysR family transcriptional regulator, translated as MLNLERLRTLDALARHGSVSGAAESLHITTSAVSQQMSKLEREVGRQLLAKNGRGVRLTDAGRLLAEHAARILSQVELARSDLEAQRGEVVGELRLSAFPTAARGLFPHALSALRERHPVLRLRSCELEPEHGIAGVVRGDLDLAVVLDWYNKPMALPDGLVKASILDDPADVAMPVDHRLAGRDEVDLAEFAEDEWITWGEGEFCHEWLMFTLRSKGIEPIVGHRAAETHTQLGLVAAGLGVCIAPLLGRHPVPDGVVTVPVRQRVRRHVYVVWRADADRRPSIRAAVKALRAAGESLT; from the coding sequence GTGTTGAATCTGGAGCGCCTGCGCACCCTCGACGCCCTCGCACGGCACGGCTCGGTCAGCGGCGCGGCCGAGAGCCTGCACATCACCACCTCCGCCGTCTCCCAGCAGATGTCCAAGCTGGAGCGGGAGGTCGGCCGGCAGCTCCTCGCCAAGAACGGCCGGGGCGTGCGGCTCACCGACGCGGGCCGGCTGCTCGCCGAGCACGCCGCGCGCATCCTGTCCCAGGTCGAACTCGCCCGGTCCGACCTGGAGGCGCAGCGGGGGGAGGTCGTCGGCGAGCTCAGACTGTCGGCGTTCCCGACGGCCGCCCGCGGCCTGTTCCCGCACGCGCTGTCCGCGCTGCGCGAGCGGCACCCCGTGCTCCGGCTGCGCTCCTGCGAGCTGGAACCGGAGCACGGCATCGCCGGAGTCGTCCGCGGCGACCTCGACCTCGCCGTGGTGCTCGACTGGTACAACAAGCCGATGGCGCTGCCCGACGGCCTGGTCAAGGCATCGATCCTGGACGACCCCGCCGATGTCGCCATGCCGGTGGACCACCGGCTCGCGGGGCGTGACGAGGTGGACCTCGCCGAGTTCGCCGAGGACGAGTGGATCACCTGGGGCGAGGGCGAGTTCTGCCACGAGTGGCTGATGTTCACGCTCCGCTCGAAGGGCATCGAGCCGATCGTCGGCCATCGCGCCGCCGAGACCCATACACAGCTCGGGCTGGTCGCCGCGGGCCTCGGGGTGTGCATCGCCCCGCTGCTCGGCCGCCACCCGGTGCCCGACGGGGTCGTGACCGTCCCGGTCAGACAGCGGGTGCGGCGGCATGTCTACGTCGTCTGGCGCGCGGACGCCGACCGCCGCCCGTCGATCAGGGCCGCGGTCAAGGCCCTGCGGGCGGCGGGGGAGAGCCTCACCTGA
- a CDS encoding HEAT repeat domain-containing protein, protein MLIGEVARRSGVSARMLRHYESLGLVRPTGRTDAGYRAYSGDDIRRIFHIESLRSLGLSLREVGRALDDPGFRPAELVDDLVHRTRERIAAETELLTRLRRIGAAEPAGWEDVLQIVGLLHALGSKSAGTRQRAALSSVEEVPWPVEALVEAALSETDPNVAGALRWALAQSGEGGSALLAEGLGSPAAEVRERAVRSLVEMPDAAATALLKGALEHPDIVVRRYAALELGARGVADAVPTLIDMVVEAVNDVDAADALSALASDPASADRIAAGLVDRLAGGTAEPSARRRLTQALADIPGPTASRALADLARDEDRVVAQTATYILGMRDAR, encoded by the coding sequence GTGTTGATCGGTGAGGTGGCACGGCGGTCCGGGGTCAGCGCCCGCATGCTCAGACACTACGAGTCGCTCGGCCTGGTGCGGCCGACGGGCCGGACCGACGCCGGCTATCGCGCGTACTCCGGCGACGACATCCGGCGGATCTTCCACATCGAGAGCCTGCGGTCGTTGGGGCTGTCGCTGCGTGAGGTGGGGCGCGCGCTGGACGATCCCGGCTTCCGGCCCGCGGAGCTCGTCGACGACCTCGTCCACCGGACGCGGGAGCGCATCGCGGCGGAGACCGAGCTGCTCACGCGGCTCCGTCGGATCGGTGCCGCGGAGCCCGCCGGCTGGGAGGACGTCCTCCAGATCGTCGGACTCCTCCACGCGCTGGGATCGAAGAGCGCCGGAACGCGTCAGCGCGCGGCCCTGTCCTCGGTCGAGGAGGTCCCGTGGCCGGTGGAGGCCCTCGTCGAGGCGGCGTTGAGCGAGACGGACCCGAATGTCGCCGGAGCCCTTCGATGGGCTCTGGCGCAATCGGGCGAGGGCGGGTCGGCCCTGCTCGCCGAGGGCCTCGGCTCACCCGCGGCCGAGGTGCGCGAACGTGCCGTGCGGTCCCTCGTCGAGATGCCGGACGCTGCGGCGACCGCACTGCTGAAGGGCGCTCTCGAGCATCCCGACATCGTGGTCCGCAGGTATGCGGCTCTGGAACTCGGGGCGCGGGGAGTGGCCGACGCGGTCCCGACGCTCATCGACATGGTCGTCGAGGCCGTGAACGACGTCGACGCGGCCGATGCGCTGAGCGCGCTGGCGAGCGATCCCGCGTCGGCGGACCGGATCGCCGCCGGGCTCGTCGACCGCCTCGCCGGCGGCACCGCCGAACCGTCCGCGCGCCGACGGCTGACCCAGGCGCTCGCGGACATCCCGGGCCCCACGGCGTCCCGTGCCCTCGCCGATCTGGCCCGGGACGAGGACCGCGTCGTCGCACAGACCGCCACCTACATTCTCGGGATGCGCGACGCCCGCTGA
- a CDS encoding aminotransferase class I/II-fold pyridoxal phosphate-dependent enzyme — protein sequence MLGEYPISGRRAADISASVERAVGVGELLPGQLLPPMRELAERLGVNPNTVAAAYRTLRERGVIETAGRRGSRVRSAPATTGRDQIRVDVPEGVRDVAAGNPDPALLPPLAAAFAAAAAEADRAPVLYGETPVEPELARIARAGLDADGVPDGPLAVVSGALDGVERVLAAHLKPGDTVAVEDPGWGRTLDLVPALGLRTVPVGVDDDGPYAEDVRRALEAGARALIVTDRAQNPTGAAVSAARARALRSVLREHPETLLIEDDHGHGIVDLPLHPLAGTTRHWAFVRSAAKAYGPDLRLALLTGDAVTVDRVSGRQRLGPGWVSLLTQRALVRLLADGAVDTRAVAAAYGRRRDALIEALARRGVAAHGRSGMNVWVPVPDETGAVARLQHAGWAVAPGVRFRLSAPPGIRVTVSTLAENDSGGEGRKEGEIEALADAIASALGPAPARGYV from the coding sequence GTGCTAGGAGAGTATCCGATCAGTGGGCGCCGCGCAGCGGACATTTCCGCGAGCGTCGAGCGGGCGGTGGGGGTCGGTGAGCTGCTGCCGGGCCAACTGCTGCCGCCCATGAGGGAGTTGGCGGAGCGGCTGGGCGTGAATCCCAATACGGTCGCGGCCGCGTACCGGACCCTGCGTGAGCGCGGGGTCATCGAGACCGCCGGCCGGCGCGGCAGCCGGGTGCGGTCCGCGCCGGCCACGACCGGGCGGGACCAGATCAGGGTGGACGTCCCCGAGGGCGTGCGCGATGTGGCGGCCGGCAATCCGGACCCGGCGCTGCTCCCGCCGCTCGCGGCCGCGTTCGCGGCGGCGGCCGCCGAGGCCGACCGTGCTCCCGTGCTCTACGGAGAGACCCCCGTGGAGCCGGAACTGGCCCGGATCGCACGGGCCGGCCTCGACGCCGACGGGGTGCCGGACGGGCCGCTCGCGGTGGTCTCCGGAGCACTCGACGGCGTCGAACGCGTCCTGGCGGCCCACCTCAAGCCCGGTGACACCGTCGCCGTCGAGGACCCCGGCTGGGGCCGCACCCTCGACCTCGTGCCCGCGCTCGGGCTCAGGACCGTCCCCGTCGGCGTCGACGACGACGGGCCTTACGCCGAGGACGTGCGCCGGGCGCTGGAGGCCGGGGCCCGGGCCCTGATCGTCACGGACCGGGCGCAGAACCCGACCGGCGCCGCGGTGAGCGCCGCACGCGCGCGTGCCCTGCGGTCCGTGCTCCGGGAGCACCCGGAGACCCTGCTGATCGAGGACGACCACGGCCACGGCATCGTCGACCTCCCCCTCCACCCCCTCGCCGGCACCACCCGGCACTGGGCCTTCGTCCGCTCGGCCGCCAAGGCCTACGGCCCCGATCTGCGCCTCGCCCTGCTCACCGGCGACGCCGTCACCGTCGACCGGGTCAGTGGCCGGCAGCGCCTCGGCCCGGGCTGGGTCAGCCTGCTGACGCAGCGGGCCCTGGTACGGCTGCTGGCCGACGGAGCGGTGGACACGCGCGCGGTGGCGGCGGCGTACGGGCGGCGCCGGGACGCACTGATCGAGGCGCTTGCGCGGCGTGGGGTCGCGGCGCACGGGCGCAGCGGGATGAATGTGTGGGTGCCCGTGCCGGACGAGACCGGAGCCGTCGCCCGGCTGCAGCACGCCGGCTGGGCGGTCGCACCGGGCGTCCGCTTCCGGTTGAGCGCACCGCCCGGCATCCGGGTCACCGTCTCGACGCTCGCCGAGAACGACAGCGGGGGTGAGGGGCGGAAGGAGGGCGAGATCGAGGCGCTGGCCGACGCGATCGCCTCGGCGCTCGGCCCTGCCCCGGCGCGCGGTTACGTCTGA
- a CDS encoding Clp protease N-terminal domain-containing protein, whose protein sequence is MTRARGTDGVGDVHHRIPRQSAPEHGIHRAENDARLSDELASVIGGARRRAVRDGDRQIDTAHLLHSLLESDPEARAVFGDGPRIARLLGYLVQRSIGYGLRWQSGVEDSGAVPVVAECAGFSPLAAASMEYACERAARRGGPARGIDLLAAIVVDAQARAVEVLARAGIDPYEVLARLDGGPGLPGEWAGGSEAAY, encoded by the coding sequence ATGACCCGGGCTCGCGGGACTGATGGGGTAGGGGATGTGCACCACCGTATCCCCAGGCAGTCGGCCCCTGAGCACGGCATCCACCGCGCGGAGAACGATGCCAGGCTCAGTGACGAGCTGGCGTCGGTGATCGGCGGTGCCCGTCGCCGGGCGGTCAGGGACGGGGACCGGCAGATCGACACCGCCCATCTGCTCCACTCCCTGCTGGAGTCCGACCCCGAGGCGCGTGCCGTCTTCGGAGACGGACCGCGCATCGCGCGACTGCTCGGCTATCTCGTCCAGCGCAGCATCGGCTACGGCCTGCGTTGGCAGAGCGGTGTCGAGGACTCCGGCGCCGTCCCCGTGGTGGCCGAGTGCGCGGGTTTCTCGCCGCTGGCCGCGGCATCGATGGAGTACGCCTGCGAGCGTGCCGCCCGCCGGGGCGGACCGGCCCGCGGCATCGACCTGCTCGCGGCGATCGTCGTCGACGCGCAGGCGCGCGCGGTCGAGGTGCTCGCACGCGCCGGGATCGACCCGTACGAGGTGCTGGCCCGGCTCGACGGCGGGCCCGGCCTGCCCGGGGAGTGGGCCGGGGGCTCCGAAGCCGCGTACTGA
- a CDS encoding cysteine hydrolase family protein, with product MPSYEELSELLDPRTTVLLTVECQEGVVGADSALPELAAEARSGGVLANIARLVAAAHESGVQVVHAVAERRPDGRGANRNARLFRAAARLPVQQLSGTPAVRVAAPIEVAEEDLVVRRLHGLSPLQGTDVDPLLRNLGCRTLIVTGVSANVAVPNAVFDAVNRGYTVVVPTDAIAGVPSDYTPAMIRHTLALVATVATTDEVLACLKRAREVRRA from the coding sequence GTGCCCTCGTACGAAGAGCTCAGCGAACTCCTCGATCCGCGGACCACCGTGCTGCTCACCGTCGAGTGCCAGGAAGGCGTCGTCGGAGCGGACAGCGCACTGCCCGAACTCGCCGCCGAGGCCCGCTCCGGCGGCGTGCTCGCCAACATCGCCCGCCTGGTGGCCGCCGCCCACGAAAGCGGCGTCCAGGTCGTGCACGCCGTCGCCGAACGCCGTCCCGACGGGCGCGGCGCCAACCGCAACGCCCGCCTCTTCCGGGCCGCCGCGCGCCTGCCCGTCCAGCAGCTGTCCGGCACGCCGGCGGTGCGGGTCGCCGCCCCGATCGAGGTCGCCGAGGAGGACCTCGTCGTGCGACGCCTGCACGGGCTGTCGCCCCTCCAGGGCACCGATGTCGACCCGCTGCTGCGCAACCTGGGCTGCCGCACCCTGATCGTCACCGGCGTATCGGCCAACGTGGCCGTCCCCAACGCCGTGTTCGACGCCGTGAACCGCGGCTACACCGTCGTCGTCCCGACAGACGCCATCGCGGGAGTGCCGTCCGACTACACCCCCGCGATGATCCGCCACACCCTCGCGTTGGTCGCCACGGTCGCGACCACGGACGAGGTACTGGCGTGTCTGAAACGAGCGCGTGAGGTCAGGCGAGCGTGA
- a CDS encoding pyridoxamine 5'-phosphate oxidase family protein translates to MQETAPTPSHPATPYTPTDRTVPTRSPGRASYDRELVHAILDEAYVCHLGFVRDGAPVVLPTLFARVGERLYVHGSTGSRPLRAAGQADPGLPVCLTVTHVDGLVLARSAFHHSINYRSVVVHGVALDVTDPEEKRQALDALVDHVVPGRAADSRPANRKELAATAVLRLDLTEVSAKLRTGGVNDEPEDLTLPHWAGVVPVGKTYGTPIPDPDLATDTELPDYLRTR, encoded by the coding sequence ATGCAGGAGACCGCACCGACCCCGTCGCACCCCGCCACCCCCTACACCCCGACCGACCGCACCGTCCCCACGCGCTCCCCGGGCCGGGCCTCGTACGACAGGGAACTGGTGCACGCGATACTCGACGAGGCCTACGTCTGCCATCTCGGCTTCGTCCGCGACGGCGCCCCGGTCGTGCTGCCCACACTCTTCGCCCGGGTCGGTGAGCGCCTCTACGTGCACGGCTCCACGGGCTCACGCCCGCTGCGCGCGGCCGGCCAGGCCGACCCGGGCCTTCCGGTCTGCCTGACCGTCACGCACGTCGACGGCCTGGTCCTGGCCCGCTCGGCCTTCCACCACTCGATCAACTACCGCTCCGTGGTGGTGCACGGCGTCGCCCTCGACGTCACGGACCCCGAGGAGAAACGGCAGGCCTTGGACGCGCTGGTCGACCACGTCGTGCCGGGCCGCGCCGCCGACTCCCGCCCGGCCAACCGAAAGGAACTCGCCGCCACCGCCGTGCTCCGCCTCGACCTGACGGAGGTCTCCGCCAAGCTCCGCACGGGCGGCGTGAACGACGAACCGGAGGACCTCACCCTCCCGCACTGGGCCGGCGTGGTCCCGGTCGGAAAGACTTACGGCACCCCGATCCCCGACCCGGACCTGGCTACCGACACCGAACTGCCTGACTACTTGCGGACCCGGTGA
- a CDS encoding type II toxin-antitoxin system Rv0910 family toxin translates to MAEVSAEARIGAPAEKVWARLTDWSTHGEWNATHTSFPSGGPKSLEVGTTFRENMRLMNFPAEVEWTVEELESARLLAIRGQGPMGVTVATRYTLTPDGDATTVRIDGEFTGAAVSLMAGKLRDSATAALNESLRKLNELVA, encoded by the coding sequence ATGGCCGAAGTCAGCGCGGAGGCACGCATCGGGGCGCCCGCCGAGAAGGTGTGGGCCAGACTCACGGACTGGTCCACCCACGGCGAGTGGAACGCGACCCACACCAGCTTCCCGTCGGGCGGCCCCAAGAGCCTGGAGGTGGGCACGACCTTCCGGGAGAACATGCGGCTGATGAACTTCCCGGCCGAGGTGGAGTGGACCGTCGAGGAACTCGAATCGGCCCGGCTGCTGGCCATCCGCGGCCAGGGCCCGATGGGCGTGACCGTCGCGACGCGCTACACCCTCACGCCCGACGGCGACGCGACGACGGTCCGCATCGACGGCGAGTTCACGGGTGCGGCGGTGTCGTTGATGGCGGGCAAGCTCAGAGACTCGGCCACGGCGGCCCTGAACGAGTCGCTGCGCAAGCTGAACGAACTGGTCGCCTGA
- a CDS encoding DMT family transporter, producing MTTATSTPGQATTASPDRPRRRLDWRLRFAALSLIWGFSFLLIKVGTQGYAPFQVTLGRLAFGTAVLAAAMAVRRERLPRGARTWGHLAVAAFLLNALPFSLFAYAELTIPSTLAGICNATSPLWGMALSLVALSEDRPTRVRVAGLGLGFLGVLTVLGAWQGFHGLDATGTALALLASLSYPVGWIYVRRTLAGTSHSHLSMTGAQLLLATAQLAVVTPLFTTLPDGLPVVPLLAIAALGALGTGLAMLLQYGLVAEVGPTTAQMVTYLVPVIATAAGVALLGESLAWSTPVGAAIVLTGAALTQVRPKPRARPRPQT from the coding sequence ATGACCACCGCCACCTCCACGCCCGGCCAGGCCACCACGGCCTCGCCCGACCGGCCCCGGCGCCGCCTCGACTGGCGTCTCCGCTTCGCCGCGCTGTCCCTGATCTGGGGCTTCAGCTTCCTGCTCATCAAGGTGGGCACCCAGGGGTACGCGCCGTTCCAGGTCACGCTCGGCCGGCTGGCGTTCGGTACGGCGGTGCTGGCCGCCGCGATGGCCGTGCGCCGCGAGCGGCTGCCGCGCGGTGCGCGCACCTGGGGGCATCTGGCGGTCGCCGCGTTCCTGCTCAACGCCCTGCCGTTCTCGCTGTTCGCGTACGCCGAGCTGACCATCCCGTCCACCCTGGCGGGCATCTGCAACGCGACCTCACCGCTGTGGGGCATGGCGCTGTCCCTGGTCGCCCTCTCGGAGGACCGCCCGACCCGGGTGCGGGTCGCGGGGCTGGGCCTCGGCTTCCTCGGGGTCCTCACGGTGCTGGGCGCCTGGCAGGGCTTCCACGGCCTGGACGCCACCGGCACGGCCCTGGCGCTGCTGGCGTCCCTCAGTTACCCGGTCGGCTGGATCTACGTCCGCCGTACCCTGGCCGGCACGAGCCACTCGCACCTGTCGATGACCGGCGCGCAACTGCTGCTCGCGACCGCCCAACTGGCCGTCGTGACCCCGCTGTTCACCACCCTGCCCGACGGTCTGCCCGTCGTGCCGCTGCTGGCGATCGCCGCGCTCGGCGCCCTGGGCACCGGCCTCGCCATGCTCCTGCAGTACGGCCTGGTCGCCGAGGTCGGCCCGACGACCGCCCAGATGGTCACGTACCTCGTCCCGGTCATCGCCACGGCCGCGGGCGTCGCACTCCTCGGCGAGTCGCTCGCCTGGTCGACTCCGGTCGGCGCGGCGATCGTACTGACGGGCGCGGCCCTCACCCAGGTCCGGCCGAAGCCCCGTGCGCGGCCGAGGCCTCAGACGTAA